The genomic region TTTGCCGATAGGGTCGGCGCCATGTACTATGAATGCGGCTACGAACATGGTTATGGCCGCTGGGATAGCTGCCCAACGTGTCTTAAACCCTATGATTATCAAAATTGGGCAAACAAACTCGCCGATAACCGTTAAAAAAAGCGAGGGTGTTGCACCAATACCTATAGGGTCTGCAAATTCGTCACCGTTCATCAGCATTTGTAATTTGCCATACCCGTGGGTCAACATCAAAAGGGAAGGAACAATTCTTAACAATGCAAGACCAATATCGCTTTTTAGGGAGTTTTTCATTTTTTGAATGATTTGAAGTTTTACTAAAAGTAAAATTTTTTTATGAACTGGTCTTATTAAACTTTAATTTTCAATGTTGGGTCATCAATATTTTTATAAGATGTAATGGATTTTCCCCATAAATAATCGAGAAAGCGATTGCCATTATCTCAAAGCAGGGTACTCCTCCGGATTTGACTCGTGCATGATGTTGTACACCTTCTCAAAAATATCTTCTGCATTGGGCTTGGAAAAATAATCGCCATCGGTGCCATAAGCTGGTCTATGTGCCTTTGCCGTTAGTGTTTGTGGGGCACTATCCAAATATTTATAGGCTCCCTGTTTTTGGATAATTTCATTTATGATGTACGCAGAGCATCCGCCAGGTACATCTTCATCAACTACCAATAAGCGATTGGTTTTTTGTATGCTCTTTAAGGTATCGTGCTGAATATCAAAAGGTAATAACGTCTGCGCATCAATAATTTCTACGGCTATACCCACCTCAATCAATTCTTTTGCAGCTTGTTCAACAATACGTAAGGTAGAACCATATGATACAATGGTAATATCGTTACCTTCCTTAATGGTTTCTACCACCCCTATGGGTGTGCAGAGCTCTCCAAGGTTGGTCGGTTTGGGTTCTTTGAGGCGATATCCGTTTAGGCTTTCTATAATCAGTGCGGGCTCATCGCTTTTCATCAAAGTATTATAAAAACCAGCAGCTTTGGTCATGTTTCTTGGCGAGAGAATGTAGATGCCCCGCAAAAGGTGTATCAAACCGCCCATTTGAGACCCGGAATGCCAAATACCTTCCAAACGATGCCCTCGGGTGCGAATGATCAAAGGTGCTTTTTGCTTGCCGAACGTTCTGTACAGTAAAGTGGCCAAATCGTCGGTAAGGGTGGGCAATGCGTAAAATATATAGTCTAAATATTGTATTTCGGCTATGGGGCGCAGTCCGCGTAATGCCATTCCTATGCCTTGGCCTATAATCGTGGTTTCCCGAATACCGGCGTCGGCTATTCGTAGTTTCCCGTACTTGTTTTGGAGGCCTTCAAGCCCTTGGTTGACATCACCAATAGCACCGGTATCCTCTCCGAA from Costertonia aggregata harbors:
- a CDS encoding DoxX family protein, which translates into the protein MKNSLKSDIGLALLRIVPSLLMLTHGYGKLQMLMNGDEFADPIGIGATPSLFLTVIGEFVCPILIIIGFKTRWAAIPAAITMFVAAFIVHGADPIGKKEMALLYLVFFVIIAILGPGKYSIDKK